In Solanum stenotomum isolate F172 chromosome 6, ASM1918654v1, whole genome shotgun sequence, one DNA window encodes the following:
- the LOC125869111 gene encoding peroxidase 3-like — MATFGYLCALILMCILVSSNAQLQQNFYAKSCPKAEKIILDYVHKHIPNAPSLAAALIRMHFHDCFVRGCDASVLLNFTSSTGNQTEKFGIPNLTLRGFSFIDNVKKIIEDECPGVVSCADIVALVARDSVVVTGGPSWSVPTGRRDGRISNASETLTDIPAPTSNFSTLQNDFAKKGLDLKDLVLLSGAHTIGVSHCSSFSTRLYNFTGTFGTEDPSLDSEYAANLKANKCKSINDNTTIVEMDPGSFRTFDLSYYKLLLKRRGLFQSDAALTTSTTTKSYIDQLVAGSLKEFYAEFAQSMEKMGRIEVKTGSDGEIRKHCAVVNS, encoded by the exons ATGGCTACATTTGGGTATTTGTGTGCTCTAATATTGATGTGTATCTTAGTGTCTAGCAATGCTCAATTACAACAAAACTTTTATGCCAAGAGTTGTCCAAAAGCAGAGAAGATCATTTTAGACTATGTCCATAAACACATTCCAAATGCACCATCTCTTGCTGCTGCCTTAATCAGAATGCATTTTCATGATTGCTTTGTTAGG GGATGTGATGCATCTGTGTTGTTGAATTTCACTTCAAGTACAGGAAACCAAACTGAAAAATTTGGTATCCCAAATCTAACACTTAGAGGTTTCTCATTCATTGATAATGTGAAGAAAATAATTGAAGATGAATGCCCTGGAGTTGTCTCTTGTGCTGATATTGTTGCCTTAGTTGCTAGAGACTCTGTTGTGGTCACA GGAGGTCCTTCATGGAGTGTACCAACAGGAAGAAGAGATGGAAGAATCTCTAATGCTTCAGAAACCTTAACAGACATTCCAGCTCCAACTAGTAACTTTTCCACTCTCCAGAATGATTTTGCTAAGAAGGGTCTTGACCTCAAAGACTTGGTCTTATTGTCTG GTGCTCACACTATTGGAGTTTCTCATTGCTCGTCATTCTCAACGCGTCTATATAATTTTACTGGAACTTTTGGTACTGAAGATCCATCTTTAGATAGTGAATATGCAGCCAACCTTAAGGCCAATAAATGCAAATCAATTAACGATAACACAACAATAGTCGAAATGGATCCAGGGAGTTTCAGGACATTTGATCTTAGCTATTACAAGCTTTTACTCAAAAGGAGAGGACTCTTCCAGTCCGATGCAGCCCTAACAACAAGTACAACAACGAAGTCATACATCGACCAACTTGTCGCGGGATCACTTAAAGAGTTTTACGCTGAATTTGCTCAATCAATGGAGAAAATGGGAAGGATTGAAGTTAAAACAGGTTCTGATGGTGAAATTAGAAAGCATTGTGCGGTTGTGAATAGTTAA